CGACAGGCTCACAGTGCGCTGGCCGGACGGGCGCACGGAGGAATTCGGGACGATCGGCGCGCAGGCGTGGTGGCAGCTCGAGCCCGGCGGGATGCCGCGCCTTGTGAAGGCGGCCGTAGAGGGCAGAGAGCGGCAGTTGCGGTTCTGGGAGGCGCACCACGAGGGAATGAACCTATGGAAGCAGGCGCGCGATGCCGGCGCGGCCGCGGCGAAGTTCCGGCAGGCGCTGGCGTATGATCCGCTGCACGAGGATGCGCGCTACTACCTGGCCAGCGCGCTGGCGGCGTCGGGCGACGCGCGGGGCGCGCTGGAGGAGCTGGCGATTCTGGCGCGCCAGAATCCGATGAGCCAGCGCGCCTTCAGCCGCCGCGCCTTTCTGCGCGCCGCGGAGGCGAAAACGCGCGGCGCGATGCTGGAGGCGCTGCGGGACGCGGAGCGCGCGCACGGGATCAATCCCGAGGAGACGGGCGCGCTGCTGCTGCTGGGCGAGATCGAGCTGCTGCTGGGCCGCGGGGATGCGGCCCGGCGGCACCTGGAGAGGGTGGTTTTGTCCAATCCAAGATCGGAGGCGGCGCACTTCGGGCTGGCGTGGCTGGCGCAACAGCGGGGCGGCGGTCCGGCGGTGCAGAAGCATCTGGGTGCGGTGAAGGCGGCGCGCGGGCCGGAGTGGAAGCCGAAGCAGTCTACCGCGGAAGGGGATACGGCGCGGCGGTTTCATGAAGAGGGGTCGCTTCTGAAGGCCGAATCGGATGCGTGGGACGGGGCCGCGCCGCCGGCAGCGGCTTTCGCGGGCCTGGAGCGCCGGCGCAGCGCGCTGCGCTAGGCGGAAGCGCGGAAGTTTCTGCGAGGAGCGGTCTTGACACGGATCAAAAGCGGATATATGATGTCCGCATTGTCAGAGTTTTAGGATGCTCGGCAAGACCTCCATCTCGGCGATCCGCGCGCTGCTGTTCCTGGCGCAGCAGAATGACGGCGGCTGGTGGAGCCCGCGGCGGCTTGCCGCGGAGCTGGGCGAATCGCCAACGTACCTGGCGAAGATCCTGCGTCAACTGGCGAGAGCGCGCATTGTCGATGTGGCGCGGGGCGTGCACGGGGGCGTGCATCTGGCGCGGGAGCCGCGGCAGGTGACGCTGCTCGAGGTCGTGGAAGCCTGCCAGGGCGCTGTAGTGGGGGACTATTGCAGGTCGGGACGGGAGCAGAGCCAGGTGTGCGGATTCCATCTGGCTGCGCTGGAGCTGCACACGGCGATCGAGAAAGTGCTGGCGCGCTGGACGCTGGCGCGGCTTCTGGAGAAGCCGGAATCTTCCTCCAGCGGCAGAGGGGCCATTCCCTGCCTGATGCAGGGCGTGACAGTCATGGGATGCAGGACTGGATGCCGCAAGGCATCCGCACAGGCGAAGAAGTAGTGACGCCGCTTCATGTCGAAATTCCCCCCGAGGGTTACCACAAGGGGCTAATCTCCTGCCAGGTGGCGTGCCCGGTGCACACGGACGCGCGCGGCTATGTGCGGGCGATTGCCGAGGGGCGGTTTCACGAGGCGTATCTGATCGCGCGCGGGCCGAATCCATTTGCGTCGATCTGCGGGCGCGTCTGCGGCGCGCCCTGCGAAGCCGCCTGCCGCCGAGGCAGGGTGCCGCGCGTGGATGATGACGGGGCGTTTCTCGGCACGGACCGTCCGGTGTCGATCCGCGCGCTGAAGCGGTTCGTGTGCGAGGCGTACGGACCGGAGGCGCGCGGGGCGGAAGCAGTGTTGAGCGAGGTGCGCAACTTCCTGCCGCCGGTGGCGGCGGAAGCCGAGGAGATGGCGGCGATGATCCGCGCCGCCAACCAGGGACGCGTGCGCCCGGCCAACGGAGAAAAAGTGGCGATTATCGGTGCGGGGCCGGCGGGGCTGTCGGCGGCGCACGATCTCGCGCTGCTGG
This DNA window, taken from Bryobacteraceae bacterium, encodes the following:
- a CDS encoding transcriptional regulator — encoded protein: MLGKTSISAIRALLFLAQQNDGGWWSPRRLAAELGESPTYLAKILRQLARARIVDVARGVHGGVHLAREPRQVTLLEVVEACQGAVVGDYCRSGREQSQVCGFHLAALELHTAIEKVLARWTLARLLEKPESSSSGRGAIPCLMQGVTVMGCRTGCRKASAQAKK